ctcccttcctcccctcctcccatcctcactctctcccttcctccctccccctccctcccttcctcactccctcccttcctcactcccctcctcccttcctccatccctcccctcctccccctcccctccctcgtccccttcttctctctcctcctccagatgTTGGTGAAGCAGAAAGAGGCTAACAGACAGAGTATGATCCTGCTGCAGAACGCTGACCCCAGTCTGCAGCTGATCAAGGCTCTGGAGGACGTGGCTAATGTTACCAAGACTCTGGAGCAGGAGAGACTGCAGCATCACCAGAAGGTAGATCTAGGTCCCACTGTCGCAGTATGACTATCCTACCCCCACTATGAGTCCCTGACTCACTCATAgagatagatacagtatatatctaATGTTACCAAGACTCTGGAGCAGGAGAGACTGCAGCATCACCAGAAGGTAGgtcatggtctgtctgtctgtcatggtctgtctgtctgtctgtctgtctgtctgtctgtctgtctgtctgtctgtctgtctgtctgtctgtctgtctgtctgtctgtctgtctgtctgtctgtctgtctgtctgtctgtctgtctgtctgtctgtctgtctgtctgtctgtctgtctgtctgtctgtctgtctgtctgtctgtctgtctgtctgtctgtctgactgactgactgactgactgactgactgactgactacctccctccctccctccctccctccctcacaggaCTACTACAGTTATAGGTAGCATCACCAGAAGGTAAGCCTCACAGTCCCAGTCTGACTCctagatagatacagtatatatctctatGGTCTGATTACCCACACTGGTTTCCCATGCAGCAGTTGCTGTACTGCAGCTGTGGCCAAACCTGCAAAGTCATCACCTCTCAGATCTCCACCCCCAGTACCCACAACACATGACATGGGGCTATGATGGGTGTTTGTTTGAAGCTGTCCAGCCCACAGGATTCCTCCCTAATTAATCTGGAAGCGATCATAAACTACCATCTTCCCCTCTCTGACAGTATATTCTATTTTCCTACAGACCAACCGAccaaccgaccgacagacagacagacagacagacagacagacagacagacagacagacagacagacagacagacagacagacagacagacagacagacagacagacagacagacagacagacagacagacagcaggctaCATTACAGACATATGTCTGACAGATCCAGCTTCTGTAACTGATCTTTCTCAGCACCATGTAGACAAGCTGATCTTTATTACAAACAGAAACAGTCCTCGGCACTCCCCCTCAGACCATTCCGAAGGCGAAGAAGACGGATATGGAAGTCCTGGGCTTATAGTGTATAAATTTAcgttaaattatctggcaacagctctggtcggcattcctgcagtcagcatgccaattgcatgctctctcagtggcattgtgttgtgtgacaaaactggacattttaaagtggccttttattgtccccagcacaaggtgcacctgtgtaatgatcatgctgttaaatcagcttcttgatatgccacacctgtcaggtggatggattatcttggcaaaggagaaatgctcactaacagggatgtaaacacatttgtgcacaacatttgagagacaAGCTTTTTTTgtatatggaaaatgtctgggattttttttatttcagctcatgaaacatgggaccaacactttacatgttgtgtttatatttttgttcagtgtattatatTCACAGTCGTGTTGAAGCACCATAAACCTGGATTGTTTCTGTTTGACCAGCCTTTCTGCTGCTGTTGCGTTTATAGTTTTCTTCAGTGTAGTTTTAGCAAGGCAAAGAGCAGAATTGCTAATCTTGAACACATAATGAGTAGTTCTTTGGGTGATTTTGTAAATCAGTGATTCTGCGCAGTCCAACTGAAATATAGTCAAATCTGGATCTCCATTCATATCCATGTAGGTGAAGGCTCTGGAGGCTGAGCTACAGGAGTACTCTCTGAAACAGCAGATAGCAGAGCTGCAGAGCCAGCTGGAactgatggaggaggagaagagagagacagagggatgtctgcaggaagtagagaagaagaacCGTGACCTAGAGAAAAGAGGTGAGGAGGACACCTACGGGCTGTCAATCACATCACACTGTGGGTTACCCACAGATTTGATTCCTATAGCTTTGTGAAGGAATACGTCTCCAGCAGTACCAGTGAAATAAATAGTTGTCCATCTTCTCATGTTAAAAGACTGGTGACCCAGGCTTCATCTAACACATCTGTCTTTTATATCTTTAGTGCAAGAGCTGCTGCAGGTCCAGAAGAGCGCTGAGCCCTCACCAGGCCCTGAACCAGGGATCGCCCCCCCCCGCCCCTGTTCCccagccccctccacccccaccaccaccccctccccctcctccaccccctcccccatcgCGATGCAACCCCCTCAGGTCAGACAATAGGCTATTATTATGTTGTGTACAGGCTTGCATGGAGGGATGAATGCTCCAACCACCGATCTGTCTAATCATACTGAGTTTAATGTACACTCTTCATTCAATAGCTCACTGATTGCAATCATGAGGAAATCATCCAAAAGTTCAAAGGGAGGATCCCCGAAGTTGGAACAAACTCCTGGTAGGTTTCAAATCACTGAGAATCAAATCTGCACATGCCAGAATAATATAGAACATAGAGAATACGATTCAAATAATCATTCATAATTGAGGAATTTCTTATTTTAAAATCACACATCTTTACAATATTATCCATCTCTCCTTGTCTTGTAGAAGGAGGTGCAGAAGGAGGTGCAGAAGGAGGTACAAATGACGTTAAAGTGAAGGCAGTCAatgagatgatggagaggattaAACATGGAGTGGTTCTGAGGCCTGTCAAGGGAGGAGATACTAAGGTGAAGAGGTCAACAGTTCATGTTTTGTTTAAATAATTGTCTTGGAAAGGTGTGGAAATATAGACTCTACTTGATGTTCTCAAACTGTGGAAATATAGACTCTACTTAATGTTCTCAAACTGTGGAAATATAGACTACGTAATGTTCTCAAACTGTGGAAATATAGACTACGTAATGTTCTCAAACTGTAATGTTCTCAAACTGTGGAAATATAGACTCAAACTGTGGAAATATAGACTCTACTTAATGTTCTCAAACTGTGGAAATATAGATAATACTTAATGTTCTCAAACTGTGGAAATATAGACTACGTAATGTTCTCTACTACTTAATGTTCTCAAACTGTGTAATGTTCTCAAACTGTGGAAATATAGACTCTACTTAATGTTCTCAAACTGTGGAAATATAGACTACGTAATGTTCTACTGTGGAAATATAGACTCTACATAATGTTCTCAAATATGTGGAAATATAGACTACTTAATGTTCTCAAACTGTGGAAATATAGACTACGTAATGTTCTCAAAATGTGGAAATATAGACTACTTAATGTTCTCAAACTGTGGAAATATAGACTACGTAATGTTCTCAAACTGTGGAAATATAGACTACGTAATGTTCTCAAAATGTGGAAATATAGACTCTACGTAATGTTCTCAAACTGTGCAAATATAGACTCTACTTAATGTTCTCAAAATGTGGAAATATAGACTCTACGTAATGTTCTCAAACTGTGCAAATATAGACTCTACTTAATGTTCTCAAACTGTGGAAATATAGACTACGTAATGTTCTCAAACTGTGGAAATATAGACTCTACATAATGTTCTCAAACTGTGGAAATATTGACTCTACTTAATGTTCTCAAACTGTGGAAATATAGACTCTACTTAATGTTCTCAAACTGTGGAAATATAGACTACGTAATGTTCTTAAACTGTGGACATATAGACTCTACTTAATGTTCTCAAACTGTGGAAATATAGACTACGTAATGTTCTCAAACTGTGGAAATATAGACTCTACTTAATGTTCTCAAACTTTGGAAATATAGACTCTACTTAATGTTCTCAAACTGTGGAAATATAGACTACGTAATGTTCTCAAACTGTGGAAATATAGACTCTACTTAATGTTCTCAAACTGTGGAAATATAGACTCTAATTAATGTTCTCAAACTGTGGAAATATAGACTACGTAATGTTCTCAAACTGTGGAAATATAGACTCTACTTAATGTTCTCAAACTGTGGAAATATAGACTCTACTTAATGTTCTCAAACTGTGGAAATATAGACTCTACTTAATGTTCTCAAACTGTGGAAATATAGACTCTACATAATGTTCTCAAACTGTGGAAATATTGACTCTACTTAATGTTCTCAAACTGTGGAAATATAAACTCTACTTAATGTTCTCAAACTGTGGAAATATAGACTATGTAATGTTCTCAAACTGTGGAAATATAGATTCCGTAATGTTCTCAAACTGTGGAAATATAGACTCTACGTAATGTTCTCAAACTGTGGAAATATAGACTACGTAATGTTCTCAAACTGTGGAAATATAGACTACGTAATGTTCTCAAACTGTGGAAATATAGACTCTACGTAATGTTCTCAAACTGTGGAAATATAGACTATGTAATGTTCTCAAACTGTGGAAATATAGACTCTACGTAATGTTCTCAAACTGATTACTCCCTTATGTCTCCAACCATGTCATGTTTTTTAATCAACTGACTGTCTCCCCAAAGAGAGTTGCCGTAAAAGTGAGTATATTGACTTTTACATCAATTTTGTGAAAGGGAAGTCTCCCGGGATCCTAAAATCACAACAAAACAGCATGCTAACCCCCACATCACAGGGATAATCCACATCATATGGTACTAGAGTGAGATGGATTATAGCAGTTCTGTTATTAATCTCTCACTAAAACCGGTCTTCGTGTTTGGCTTTTGGCATGGGGCTCTTTCTCTTTGTGTAACATTGTCCGTGGATTACCTCACAGTGTAGACTGACAGACACCACATGGCTGCCGCTTTCATTTCATTTACCGGTATATTCTATTGATTGACAAAATCACCATGACAACTTGCAGGCGCCATGAGGGGAAAATCAATAAAAAATGGCCTCCAGCTTTCAAATATAGACCAGCTATGTGATAAAAGCTAACACCAGCTGCCAGGCCCGAGGTGTGCGTGAGCACCAAAGTAAAATGTGTGTTATGTTTATTATGTTTATTAACTTAGTTGATGTATTaatagcattctctcaacccctAGAAACCTCCAGTAATGGAAGAAAAGTTGCCACAGGAGAGTGCCATGGAAGAACTGAAAGGCATTCTGgtatgttatttttattttttattttattagtcTTATTATAAGACATTATAAAAGCTAATATATGCTTTTAATAAGTGACAACAACCTATATATCTGTTACCAACAGTAAAACATGTTGTATGTGTTTctggatcccccccccccccaggagacgGTGAAGAAGAGTCCCAGTCGGGGGTCTCAGGAGTCGGTCCCGCCCCCCCCAGGGAAGAGTCCTGTCAGCAGTGAGCTGGAGGTCATCCTTAGGAGGAGACGTAAACAAGCCTGTGACTCTGGAGGAGGTAGCACCACCATTCGTCTGTTTGTTTACAGACTATGAATAGACTATTTGAGTGGTGTGCCGAAATAGCCGTGACTATTCTACATATCCCCACCAGAGGGCTCAATACACTCTGTCGTGATCATTTGCATACAGTACTCTAATGGTTAAACTATAGACCAGGGCATATGCATGATGTCACTGTTCATTAGTGGTGAGCCACCTTCACGTCTTGtgaattcaataataattataCAGTGTGGTCTTTGTAACCCGTTCTTAGACAATCAACAGTGTGTTATCTTTGCCTTTTGAATATTGTCCACGGACAACCAAGTATCATGAACCAGTTTCGATGTCAGGCCTACAGTTTGGTTGGTAAAAATCTGCATCACTGTTTACTTTGTAAAATGCCAGTCAAAATATGTTATTGTTTATGCTCCTAGATCATATAGTAATCTAGTGCAGATAATAACCCACAGAGAGAGTGAACATTCTGTTCTCTTACATCATGTCCCTACTAACCCCTTTGTCTTTCTCCCTCAGATGAGAGCAGGGACGGACAAATAAGCAAGGTCTCCTCCTCTGACAGCCTGAACGGGAGGCACAGCCAGAGCTCCCACAGCTCTGACAGCTCAGGCAAAGAGCCAGAGGGGCCCACAGGACCAGGGCCTGGGCAGAGCCCCAGAGAGCCAGCCTCCCCCAGCGGAAGGGGCCCCGGCCCAGCCGTAGCAGCCAGGCGCAGGTCAGACTCTGGCCAAGAGCCCCAAGCAGGGTCCTGGCAGGACAGGAGGTCCCGTACTTCTTTGTCTGAGAAAGAGGTCGACTCCGAGGCGCCGGTCACCAAAGGATGCATTGTCAGGTAATGTACATCCATTATGGTGACCATCATCATGTTAATTATTTCAGCTAAATTGGCTCACATATCATTGGCACAACTACGAAATGTCTCTGGTTTGAATACCCTAGACGACAAAGTGAAACACctatcgatgtgcccttgagcaaggcacttaacccacatTTGCTCCAGGGGCGCAGGACTACTCTGGCAGACCCTtataaacaacacatttcactgcacctatccggtgtgtaacaataaaacatatatattaatttttttattaaaaaaaaaacgtttttttttttttttcttcaaacaaAATTATTCTATTAAATACTTTGTTGGGGTATCTTTTTGTTGGTGCAGAATACATGTATGAAAATAAGAAGGACTTTTGAAAGAGGACTCACCCTTGTTGTTGTGTTCCAACAGTGGGGAGGAGCATGAGAAGGAGAAGCATGAGAAATGGGCACCACCACAGGCCAACGGAATCAGCCACCTTAACCCTAGTCTGAATGTGGAGACAGACACGCATGCCACACTGTCTCCCAGCCTCTCCGCAGTGCCCAACCCACTCAGCGGGAATGGGAGTACAGATGCAGAGTGTTGAAGGTCGGCTCCAGAGGTCCCTGGGCAACCAGGAAGGCAGGCGTGCTGAGGAAAGCTGCACAATTTGCACAGAATCTCAGTTATCTGCAGTTCGAGACACTTCATCAAAAAAAAGTGTTAGGTTATTTTATTTGATGCGCAAACGATCTCAATCTGATGTGTCTTAGTGTCATCATCTGATGAAATGCACTGTTTTAGAATCCAACCTTTTTTGATCAGATCTTTCTCTTCTTCCTCACACCCTGTTATAGTGAACAGGAATTGAATCATACTTCTAATCTACAGTATAGCACAAGCTTATTTGATGCAAGTTCTGCTTCTCCCTTACTTTTACTGAATCTAAAGAAGACACTATCTTACTACCGTAAGACTTTCAGTACAGTCACTGCTTACTTTATGCAGTAGAACGGCCACCTAAACATCGATACAGAACTATGTTTACCATCTGGGTCATCATTAGCAAATAGGATACAGATATTGCACATTATGAAGGTACTTTTGCTATTTCAAACTGTTCCAGTTTGTGAACTATCTTTAATGTGTAATCGATGCAACTACAGCGTAGGGATGCAAATGAAAGCCGTGCACGTTTCAATCCAAAATAGCCTAACGTCCTTGAGGAATTAGGTGCTTGTGTACTCAGTCTACCTCGTATTAGACACACTTGCCTCTTGACTATCCTAGCAATGGCACAACATTTGTAAATGACTTCCACCTACATTCCCAAGCTGTATAAGATGCTTTGTTCATATTTGCTGGGATACTCCCATTGTTTCATTACGGCTGTAACCAGATGTCATCCTGTGTGTATTATGTTAGTAGGTCATGCTTTCAGATATCTAGTACAACCTAAAACAACTGGATTAAACAGTCTTAATCtaagaaataaatacatttgaaggCTCATAGGACAGTCACTCTCATACCCATCATGACATTGTAAATGTTTTCTTAAAGATTCAGAAACGACATTGAGAGCATTGACTCTATTTTAAGTCATTTCTATGAAGCCTTCTTTCATGTTTTCCAGATGCAATTGTTTACTAAGTCTTAAACCTGTCACCATTTTCTCAATTCGATTTTTATTTATTAGGCAAGCAGCTGACGAACAAGGAAATAACTGGACTGAGTTTGTGTGAATCttgatattgtgtgtgtttgggatTTGAAAATGAagtgttatgtttttttttttaaacatttacattGATATTCATTTTTCAATTATATGAAATAAAATTACCCAATAAAAACAACAAGACTTGTACTTGTATCTATTTTTCCATCTGTATGTGTGTAGTATATGTTAGAGGAAATTGTAGTtaagatgattaattatgtatacattattgattagaaccatttattctaatactattatgttatgatatgaaaagtaaaagttattggttaagctgttactgaaaatgtaagcagaactaattgattgtctgtgcctcttgtgAAGGTTaagggggagaaaaagcttttcagacaagataagaatgtttgggttaTGTTCCATTGGTAGGAGAAAAGTATATCTTCtagacaggttgtaatgtctggtttatgagtggagtagaaagcatctccggacctaaacaaaaaacaacggggctatcgtgggaaactgatgatgtcattttgagtttataacctgtggaaatctgtgtatgtagttaatactctctggaattaaacgctctttacctggcttttaagactggtctcgatctacttcatgcataattaatgaacttacaactcattaatgaattagaaattagtgctaattggttttggcaattaaagcataaaggaatttagaattcctctatcaatatATGACTAATGTTAGATCATTATTGCTGAACTGAACTCC
Above is a genomic segment from Oncorhynchus gorbuscha isolate QuinsamMale2020 ecotype Even-year linkage group LG23, OgorEven_v1.0, whole genome shotgun sequence containing:
- the LOC124010388 gene encoding LOW QUALITY PROTEIN: shootin-1-like (The sequence of the model RefSeq protein was modified relative to this genomic sequence to represent the inferred CDS: inserted 2 bases in 1 codon) — translated: MLPSSSTGLVQMEGCGAEARDTQKMQCMKLTEERDEAESQLKHIKRVSQMVIEEVSVLQTQLEIEKSCRENAEALATKLNSENRKLKYLSLSSRPCLDEMLPSITDCIPLEEETDTQDTSPDPYSLYQQQGKELQETVSTLLEEKKWLACQLQEQQRQIEELTALTEKEQAEMKELHKTMEQQSKTIKRFNRVSVMATTEFEEMKEQLDLEQSLRLKAETYAHEMLVKQKEANRQSMILLQNADPSLQLIKALEDVANVTKTLEQERLQHHQKVKALEAELQEYSLKQQIAELQSQLELMEEEKRETEGCLQEVEKKNRDLEKRVQELLQVQKSAEPSPGPEPGXSPPPAPVPQPPPPPPPPPPPPPPPPPSRCNPLSSLIAIMRKSSKSSKGGSPKLEQTPEGGAEGGAEGGTNDVKVKAVNEMMERIKHGVVLRPVKGGDTKRVAVKKPPVMEEKLPQESAMEELKGILETVKKSPSRGSQESVPPPPGKSPVSSELEVILRRRRKQACDSGGDESRDGQISKVSSSDSLNGRHSQSSHSSDSSGKEPEGPTGPGPGQSPREPASPSGRGPGPAVAARRRSDSGQEPQAGSWQDRRSRTSLSEKEVDSEAPVTKGCIVSGEEHEKEKHEKWAPPQANGISHLNPSLNVETDTHATLSPSLSAVPNPLSGNGSTDAEC